A section of the Gemmatimonadales bacterium genome encodes:
- a CDS encoding outer membrane beta-barrel protein, translating to MMRSMIRGAAAGLALVLVAQAAHAQAGLSLGLGGGAVLPSGTMANGLQTGWNGMIVARVKPALSPVGLQLDGFYDRFALEGGIDGHSSMLGATANVVFAMPSAMVAHPYLLGGVGVYNGKTSIDGVGSSPSQTKFGLNAGAGLDFAFGSSARLFAEGRFHAILKGVTDPTTAQEKTGYMIPLTVGLRWAMR from the coding sequence ATGATGCGTAGCATGATTCGCGGTGCCGCAGCTGGTCTCGCTCTGGTTCTGGTTGCTCAGGCCGCACACGCCCAGGCCGGTCTCAGCCTCGGGCTCGGGGGCGGCGCCGTGCTGCCCAGCGGCACGATGGCCAATGGCCTCCAGACCGGCTGGAACGGCATGATCGTGGCCCGGGTGAAGCCCGCGCTCAGCCCGGTGGGCCTTCAGCTCGACGGCTTCTACGACCGCTTCGCGCTCGAGGGCGGCATCGACGGTCACAGCAGCATGCTCGGCGCCACGGCGAACGTGGTCTTCGCCATGCCGAGCGCGATGGTGGCTCACCCGTACCTGCTGGGCGGCGTCGGGGTGTACAACGGGAAGACCTCGATCGATGGCGTAGGGTCGTCCCCGTCGCAGACCAAGTTCGGTCTGAATGCCGGAGCCGGGCTCGACTTCGCCTTCGGGAGCAGCGCCCGACTGTTCGCCGAGGGGCGGTTCCATGCGATCCTCAAAGGGGTGACCGACCCGACGACCGCGCAGGAGAAGACCGGGTACATGATCCCGCTCACCGTCGGCCTGCGCTGGGCGATGCGCTAA
- a CDS encoding antitoxin Xre/MbcA/ParS toxin-binding domain-containing protein has protein sequence MSSYPDVGRVVQHLGGRKVLREHLASVADVERAVGKGLPYASLTHVIRGYPERQQRHVQEIVLPRSTLQRREGEGRLKPAESERLERIARLTALAEQVWESPEEAQRFLTTDHPMLEGQAPLDLAATDLGTRRVEALLWKLEYSLPV, from the coding sequence GTGTCGAGCTACCCCGATGTCGGCAGAGTCGTGCAGCACCTGGGCGGGCGGAAGGTGCTGCGGGAGCACCTCGCCAGCGTGGCGGATGTGGAGCGCGCCGTGGGAAAGGGGCTGCCGTACGCGTCGCTCACCCATGTGATCCGAGGCTATCCCGAGCGGCAGCAGCGCCACGTACAGGAGATCGTGCTGCCCCGCTCCACCCTGCAGCGCCGGGAAGGAGAGGGTCGCCTCAAGCCGGCGGAGAGCGAGCGGTTGGAGCGCATCGCCCGGCTCACGGCGCTGGCCGAGCAGGTGTGGGAGTCGCCGGAGGAGGCGCAGCGGTTTCTGACCACGGACCATCCGATGCTCGAGGGCCAGGCCCCGCTGGACCTCGCCGCCACCGACCTCGGCACGCGCCGGGTGGAAGCGCTGCTCTGGAAGCTCGAGTACAGTCTCCCGGTGTGA
- a CDS encoding porin family protein: MRSLRSLLLLVLLAPAMPSITLAQGEFGVKAGVSFGNISNKGVLPGDLKTRTGFTGGLYAGYRAAVLGFDVEGLYAQRGARSDESFATAETKLDFIDVPVYVKAMIPAGGIQPFVYAGPQISFEVRCRTAAGAECAANSPRKKTDYAGVVGAGLRFGSSSAGLGIEGRYIYGLRNLDVSTVTSSTSYKTRTFEILVSLGK; the protein is encoded by the coding sequence ATGCGTTCCCTGCGCTCCCTGCTGCTCCTCGTCCTGCTCGCCCCGGCAATGCCCTCGATCACTCTCGCCCAAGGCGAATTCGGGGTGAAGGCAGGGGTCTCCTTCGGCAACATCTCCAACAAGGGCGTGCTCCCCGGCGACCTCAAGACTCGCACCGGGTTCACCGGTGGCCTCTACGCCGGCTATCGCGCCGCGGTCCTCGGCTTCGACGTCGAGGGACTCTATGCCCAGCGCGGTGCCCGCTCCGACGAGAGCTTCGCCACCGCCGAGACCAAGCTCGACTTCATCGACGTGCCGGTGTATGTGAAGGCAATGATTCCCGCTGGAGGCATCCAACCCTTCGTCTATGCTGGACCGCAGATCTCCTTCGAGGTGCGCTGCAGGACCGCCGCGGGCGCCGAGTGCGCCGCCAACTCCCCTCGGAAGAAGACCGATTACGCTGGTGTGGTGGGGGCCGGATTGCGTTTCGGCAGCTCGTCCGCCGGCCTCGGCATCGAGGGTCGCTACATCTACGGTTTGCGCAACCTCGACGTCTCCACGGTGACCAGCAGCACGAGCTACAAGACGAGGACGTTCGAGATATTGGTGAGTCTGGGAAAGTGA
- a CDS encoding M13 family metallopeptidase — MGADFLADDMNPSVDPGVDFFEYANGGWLDRNPIPPSESNWGIGQVVREQLYLNLRRINERSASAAHPAGSDEQKIGDFWATAMDTAKAERLGVHPLDAELARIDGITGPREALDVAFALQPLGVGAFFGVSVGQDEKASDVMAVHLYQGGLGLPDRDYYINPDTGVARTREEYVAHLARTLELLGRDAAGARSAAARIMAFESSLARASRKLEDLRDPQANYHKMTPAELTSKHTPSIDWAERLGAWKLRPEFVIVGQPEFFSALDSLLARTPAPVLQDYLRFRLVSSYSEYLSKAFDEEHFRFYHQVLAGQEEPRLRWKRVLDAQGDAMGMVLGRRFVKEYFPPAAKRRYTAMVEAIRAAYRERIHRLDWMSGATKARALQKLAGITPKVGYPDKWKDYSALVIGRESYAANMMNGARWQFDDMISKYGKPVDRTEWGMTPQTYNAYYSAANNEIVLPAAIFTIMGLADDQIDDAVAYGYVGASTIGHEITHGFDDEGRQFDAAGNLTDWWTKEDAERFRQRAEVMVKQFDAYQPLPGLHINGKASLGENIADYGGILLGLDAFRHTEQYRSGKKIGGLTPVQRYFMGYALGWLSRDRDAYLRSLLLSNVHAPAKWRVLGPMANIPEFYAAFGVKPGQPMWRPEAERVRIW; from the coding sequence GTGGGAGCGGATTTCCTCGCCGACGACATGAACCCGTCCGTCGATCCGGGCGTGGATTTCTTTGAGTACGCCAACGGCGGCTGGCTCGACCGAAACCCCATTCCACCATCCGAATCGAACTGGGGCATCGGGCAGGTGGTCCGGGAGCAGCTCTACCTCAATCTCCGCCGGATCAACGAGCGGTCCGCATCCGCCGCACACCCCGCGGGCAGCGACGAGCAGAAGATCGGAGATTTCTGGGCGACGGCCATGGACACGGCCAAGGCGGAACGCCTGGGCGTCCACCCGCTCGACGCGGAGCTCGCCAGGATCGACGGCATCACCGGCCCCCGCGAGGCACTCGATGTCGCCTTCGCCCTGCAGCCACTCGGGGTCGGCGCGTTCTTCGGCGTCTCCGTGGGCCAGGACGAGAAGGCGAGCGATGTCATGGCCGTCCATCTGTATCAAGGTGGGCTCGGGCTGCCCGATCGCGATTACTACATCAACCCCGACACGGGGGTGGCGCGGACCCGCGAGGAGTACGTCGCCCACCTGGCGCGGACGCTCGAGCTGCTCGGCCGCGACGCCGCCGGTGCGCGGAGCGCGGCGGCGAGGATCATGGCGTTCGAGAGCTCACTGGCCAGGGCTTCCCGCAAGTTGGAGGATCTGCGGGACCCGCAGGCGAACTACCACAAGATGACGCCGGCCGAGCTGACATCGAAGCACACGCCCTCGATCGACTGGGCGGAGCGGCTCGGCGCATGGAAGCTCCGCCCGGAGTTCGTCATCGTGGGCCAGCCGGAGTTCTTCTCCGCCCTGGACAGCCTGCTGGCGCGGACCCCGGCGCCGGTACTCCAGGACTATCTCCGCTTCCGTCTGGTCTCGAGCTACTCGGAGTATCTGAGCAAGGCGTTCGACGAGGAGCACTTCAGGTTCTACCATCAGGTGCTCGCCGGGCAGGAGGAGCCTCGGCTCCGCTGGAAGCGCGTGCTCGACGCGCAAGGCGACGCGATGGGCATGGTACTCGGCCGCCGCTTCGTGAAGGAGTACTTTCCCCCCGCCGCCAAGCGGCGCTATACCGCGATGGTGGAGGCGATTCGCGCCGCCTACCGCGAGCGCATCCACCGGCTCGACTGGATGAGCGGCGCGACCAAGGCCAGGGCATTACAGAAGCTCGCCGGCATCACCCCCAAGGTGGGCTACCCGGACAAGTGGAAGGACTATTCGGCGCTGGTGATCGGCCGCGAGTCGTATGCCGCCAACATGATGAACGGGGCCCGCTGGCAGTTCGACGACATGATCTCCAAGTACGGCAAGCCGGTCGACCGGACCGAATGGGGCATGACGCCGCAGACGTACAACGCCTACTACAGTGCCGCGAACAACGAGATCGTGCTGCCGGCCGCGATCTTCACCATCATGGGCCTGGCGGACGATCAGATCGACGACGCGGTGGCCTACGGCTACGTCGGTGCCTCGACCATCGGTCACGAGATCACCCATGGCTTCGACGATGAGGGACGCCAGTTCGACGCGGCGGGGAATCTCACCGATTGGTGGACTAAGGAAGACGCCGAGCGGTTCCGCCAGCGCGCCGAGGTGATGGTAAAGCAGTTCGACGCGTATCAGCCCTTGCCTGGCCTGCACATCAATGGCAAGGCCAGCCTGGGAGAGAACATCGCGGATTATGGCGGCATCCTGCTCGGCCTCGATGCCTTCAGGCACACCGAGCAGTACCGGAGCGGCAAGAAGATCGGTGGACTTACGCCGGTGCAGCGCTACTTCATGGGATACGCGCTCGGCTGGCTCTCCCGGGATCGAGACGCCTACCTGAGGAGCCTGCTGTTGAGCAACGTCCACGCGCCGGCCAAATGGCGCGTGCTGGGTCCGATGGCGAACATCCCCGAATTCTACGCGGCATTCGGGGTCAAGCCCGGCCAGCCGATGTGGCGGCCGGAGGCCGAGCGGGTGCGGATCTGGTGA
- a CDS encoding ferritin-like domain-containing protein, giving the protein MSLDSLDKLFLEELKDIYSAEKQIVRALPRMAKAAESQDLQQAFTHHLKQTQGHVQRLEQIFKALEQTARGKKCKGMEGLLEEGKEILEQEGEGAVIDAALIAAAQRVEHYEMAAYGCLRTYAQLLGYSDAERLLQQTLEEEEAADQKLTQIGESGINQAAASVGSESELK; this is encoded by the coding sequence ATGAGTCTCGATTCCCTCGACAAGCTCTTTCTGGAAGAGCTGAAGGACATTTACAGCGCCGAGAAGCAAATCGTGCGTGCCCTGCCCCGCATGGCTAAGGCCGCGGAGTCGCAGGACTTGCAACAGGCCTTCACGCACCATCTCAAGCAGACGCAGGGCCACGTGCAGCGCCTGGAGCAGATCTTCAAGGCCCTCGAGCAGACGGCCCGCGGCAAGAAGTGCAAGGGCATGGAAGGTCTATTGGAGGAAGGTAAGGAGATCCTGGAGCAGGAGGGCGAAGGCGCCGTGATCGACGCGGCCCTGATCGCCGCAGCTCAACGGGTCGAGCACTACGAGATGGCCGCCTACGGCTGTCTGCGGACCTACGCCCAGCTCCTGGGCTACTCAGATGCGGAGAGGCTGCTGCAACAGACCCTCGAGGAGGAGGAGGCCGCCGACCAGAAACTCACCCAGATCGGCGAGAGCGGCATCAACCAGGCGGCAGCATCCGTCGGCAGCGAGTCTGAGCTCAAGTAG
- a CDS encoding ATP-dependent DNA ligase: MRWGDWAPARFIELNDSSSDVPLKLASLVETSRRVAEASGRRDKIGLLAALLTTVPPPEIEIATAYLSGAVRQDKLGVGWAALQAAASGPAVESSTVVLAEVDATLELIARASGKGSAETKQRLLRELLGRMTADEQQFFFGLIMGELRQGAVEGLVIEAVAHAAGVPATDVRRAVMMAGDVPRVAKAALVEGLGGLAAFAVQLFRPVLPMLAGTAESEAEALGELGEAALEYKLDGARVQIHKAGDEIRVYSRRLNEVTPAVPELVEAARAMPARELILEGESIALRPDGTPHPFQTTMSRFGRRLEVERTRGTTPLTLFLFDLLYLDGVPLIDEPLYRRSAELVKAVPAEFLVPRLVTASVEEAREFLAASLGRGHEGIMAKAVDSVYEAGRRGRRWLKVKPVRTLDLVVLAAEWGHGRRRGWLSNLHLGARDSEHGGFVMLGKTFKGMTDEMLAWQTERLQELEVSRDGHTVYVRPELVVEVAFNDLQSSPQYPGGLALRFARIKGYRPDKSAAEADTMDTLREIWRRQTGVGPPEV; the protein is encoded by the coding sequence GTGCGATGGGGGGATTGGGCTCCGGCGCGATTCATCGAGCTGAATGACTCGAGCTCGGACGTCCCCCTGAAGCTCGCCTCCCTGGTCGAGACCTCCCGCCGGGTGGCGGAGGCCAGCGGTCGCCGCGACAAGATCGGCCTGCTGGCCGCGCTGCTCACAACGGTGCCGCCGCCGGAGATCGAGATCGCCACCGCCTACCTCTCCGGCGCCGTCCGGCAGGACAAGCTCGGCGTCGGCTGGGCCGCGCTTCAGGCGGCCGCATCCGGTCCGGCGGTAGAGTCGTCCACGGTGGTGCTCGCCGAAGTGGACGCCACCCTCGAGCTCATCGCCCGGGCCAGTGGAAAAGGATCGGCGGAAACGAAGCAGCGACTCCTCCGGGAGCTGCTCGGGCGGATGACAGCCGACGAGCAGCAGTTCTTCTTCGGGCTCATCATGGGCGAGCTTCGCCAGGGCGCGGTCGAGGGGTTGGTGATCGAGGCCGTCGCGCACGCCGCCGGCGTGCCGGCGACGGACGTGCGCCGGGCGGTCATGATGGCGGGGGACGTTCCCCGGGTGGCCAAGGCGGCCCTGGTGGAGGGGCTAGGTGGCCTGGCCGCCTTCGCCGTGCAGCTCTTTCGGCCGGTGCTCCCGATGCTTGCCGGGACCGCGGAGAGCGAAGCCGAGGCACTGGGCGAGCTGGGCGAGGCGGCGCTGGAATACAAGCTGGACGGCGCGCGGGTGCAGATTCACAAGGCCGGCGACGAGATCCGGGTCTACTCCCGCCGGCTCAACGAGGTCACGCCGGCGGTGCCAGAGTTGGTGGAGGCCGCCCGCGCCATGCCCGCCCGCGAGCTGATCCTGGAGGGCGAGTCGATCGCCCTCCGCCCAGACGGCACGCCGCACCCGTTCCAGACGACCATGAGCCGGTTCGGCCGCCGGCTCGAGGTCGAGCGGACGCGTGGGACGACGCCGCTCACGCTCTTCCTCTTCGATCTGCTCTATCTCGACGGCGTTCCCCTCATCGACGAGCCGCTCTACCGCCGCTCCGCCGAGCTGGTGAAGGCCGTGCCGGCCGAGTTCCTGGTGCCGCGGCTGGTGACCGCGTCGGTCGAGGAGGCGCGTGAGTTTCTCGCCGCGTCACTCGGGCGGGGTCACGAGGGCATCATGGCCAAAGCGGTCGACTCGGTCTACGAGGCGGGGCGCCGCGGCCGCCGGTGGCTCAAGGTGAAGCCGGTCCGCACGCTGGACCTGGTGGTCCTGGCCGCCGAGTGGGGCCACGGCCGCCGGCGCGGCTGGCTCAGCAACCTGCACCTCGGCGCGCGCGACAGCGAGCACGGTGGCTTCGTGATGCTGGGCAAGACGTTCAAGGGGATGACGGACGAGATGCTCGCCTGGCAGACAGAGCGGCTGCAGGAGCTCGAGGTCTCACGCGACGGGCACACCGTGTACGTGCGGCCCGAGCTGGTGGTGGAGGTGGCGTTCAACGATCTCCAGAGCAGCCCGCAATACCCTGGCGGCCTGGCGCTCCGATTCGCGCGGATCAAGGGCTACCGGCCGGACAAGTCCGCGGCCGAGGCGGATACGATGGACACACTGCGGGAGATCTGGCGGCGGCAGACGGGCGTGGGGCCGCCCGAGGTCTGA
- a CDS encoding RES domain-containing protein — protein MTVYRVAKRRYPVYDGSGAALEGGRWNSPGRTLIYTSEHYATAILEKLVHGGRTRLPGRHHAAAIHLPDDLPMERFDPARHSGWDHEDSPVARNFGDAWHSEARTAVLFVPSLAGQPVEWNAIINPAHPDAGRLTVMPVFDVIWDGRLFGPAPFRES, from the coding sequence ATGACGGTCTACCGGGTGGCCAAGCGGAGGTATCCGGTGTACGACGGCAGCGGGGCCGCGCTCGAAGGCGGCAGATGGAACTCGCCCGGGCGGACCCTGATCTACACATCGGAGCATTACGCCACCGCCATCCTGGAAAAGCTGGTGCATGGGGGACGCACGCGCCTTCCCGGCCGGCATCATGCGGCGGCGATTCACCTGCCCGACGATCTGCCGATGGAGCGGTTCGATCCGGCACGTCATTCAGGCTGGGATCATGAAGACTCCCCCGTGGCCAGGAATTTCGGGGACGCCTGGCACAGCGAGGCCCGGACCGCCGTCCTGTTCGTGCCATCCCTCGCGGGCCAGCCGGTGGAGTGGAACGCCATCATCAACCCCGCGCACCCCGATGCGGGTCGGCTGACCGTGATGCCCGTGTTCGACGTGATCTGGGACGGACGGCTCTTCGGGCCGGCCCCGTTCCGCGAATCTTGA
- a CDS encoding transglycosylase SLT domain-containing protein, whose protein sequence is MQSIIARSIVVAVRARVEMCAVVCLSAFPAGQPKEPAPAPRSAAPEAPALPVSAEDSAMAEGRLTALQLRRPLQDYFARFSDDRVLVRRVARAVALEAKRQNVAASLIAAVVVTENTTLTPEAESSVGARGLMQVMPMHAGRLGCQSDDLDEVESNICHGTKILSRNLRTTNSSFVALLRYNGCVKGTNTPNCRMYPVRVLARAGRVRQQMLAAYAEQPVPAVGAGADAARVIQLAQR, encoded by the coding sequence ATGCAGTCGATCATCGCTCGTTCGATCGTGGTTGCTGTTCGTGCCCGTGTCGAGATGTGTGCGGTGGTTTGCCTGTCCGCCTTTCCCGCCGGGCAGCCGAAGGAGCCCGCGCCGGCACCCCGGAGCGCGGCGCCCGAGGCGCCGGCCTTGCCGGTGTCCGCCGAGGATAGTGCGATGGCCGAAGGGCGACTCACGGCACTGCAGCTGCGCCGGCCGTTGCAGGATTATTTCGCGCGCTTCAGCGACGATCGGGTGCTGGTGCGCCGGGTGGCACGCGCCGTCGCGCTGGAAGCCAAGCGCCAGAATGTGGCGGCATCACTGATCGCGGCCGTGGTGGTCACCGAGAACACCACCCTCACGCCCGAGGCGGAGAGCTCGGTCGGCGCACGCGGACTCATGCAGGTGATGCCGATGCATGCCGGCCGGCTGGGCTGCCAGTCGGACGACCTCGATGAGGTCGAGAGCAACATCTGCCACGGGACCAAGATCCTGTCCCGGAACCTGCGCACCACCAACTCATCGTTCGTGGCCCTGCTGCGCTACAACGGCTGTGTGAAGGGCACCAACACCCCGAACTGCCGGATGTACCCGGTCCGAGTGCTGGCCCGGGCTGGGCGGGTGCGTCAGCAGATGCTGGCGGCCTACGCCGAGCAGCCGGTGCCCGCAGTGGGAGCCGGAGCGGACGCGGCTCGCGTCATCCAGCTGGCGCAGCGCTGA